The following proteins are co-located in the Pseudomonas sp. ATCC 13867 genome:
- a CDS encoding PqiC family protein, whose translation MPRLPLRLLAGLFPLLWGCSSAPIHYHTLVPVKPVASPGSQVRVERVSMPPRVDRLQLVIRQGSSGLAILDTEWRGANLTDEFSSALEDQLGSPAGGHAISSLQIDVQRFDSVPGQYALLDARWQLQLPGAAKPLSCHSRLQPPRTTVWRGWWRIRPT comes from the coding sequence ATGCCCAGGTTGCCCTTGCGGTTGTTGGCAGGCTTGTTCCCCCTGCTGTGGGGATGCAGCAGTGCGCCGATTCATTACCACACCCTGGTTCCCGTCAAACCAGTCGCCTCCCCCGGCAGCCAGGTACGGGTCGAACGTGTGTCGATGCCGCCCCGGGTTGACCGCTTGCAGCTCGTCATCCGGCAGGGAAGCAGTGGGCTGGCGATCCTCGACACCGAATGGCGGGGAGCCAACCTGACGGATGAATTCAGCAGCGCACTGGAGGACCAGCTGGGCTCGCCCGCGGGCGGTCACGCCATTTCGTCGTTGCAAATCGATGTCCAGCGCTTCGATTCGGTACCGGGGCAATACGCGTTACTGGACGCCCGCTGGCAACTGCAACTACCCGGTGCGGCCAAGCCGCTGTCCTGCCACAGCCGTCTGCAGCCCCCTCGAACAACAGTGTGGAGGGGCTGGTGGCGTATCAGGCCAACCTGA
- a CDS encoding DUF1254 domain-containing protein, translated as MRVASTTLLAAAIGLGSLGQASAAETDELLQIAKDAYVYGYSLMTTEVTRVQRTNVDKVSNTHAPMGQFANIQRYPPADFRGVSAPNADTLYSMAWVDLSEPQVFSQPDMGKRYYLMPMYDLWMTIFHSPGARTTGGAAANYLLTGPGWEGKVPEGMTQIKSATRKMLILGRTYADGTDKDYAAVNVLQTKLKITPLSAWGKPYTPKTPAVDPNPGFSMTAKPQDVILGMSTEVYFNKLADLMCEDAPPAAGDAPILARMAKLGIAPCKPFKLSALPSELQAKLADLPKVALQEIGEGQPTLGSKVNGWTFTKGLGVYDTHYMKRAVVAAFGWPANVEQDAVYPYTTIDSAGQKLNGANRYTLTFAKGKTPPANGFWSITMYEIDQGWWFVPNPLDKFTVSPRNDLKYNADGSLTLYFQHESPGKDKEANWLPAPKGDFLPMLRMYWPKVQNPSILDGSWTPPQIVRAE; from the coding sequence ATGAGAGTTGCCTCAACCACCCTGCTGGCAGCTGCCATCGGCCTGGGGTCACTGGGTCAGGCGTCGGCCGCCGAAACGGATGAGCTTCTGCAGATTGCCAAGGATGCCTACGTCTACGGTTATTCGCTGATGACCACCGAGGTCACGCGTGTGCAGCGGACCAACGTGGACAAAGTGAGCAACACCCATGCGCCCATGGGACAGTTCGCCAACATCCAGCGTTATCCGCCGGCCGATTTTCGCGGTGTGTCTGCGCCCAACGCCGACACGCTCTATTCGATGGCCTGGGTGGACCTGAGCGAGCCGCAGGTGTTCAGTCAGCCGGACATGGGCAAGCGCTACTACCTGATGCCGATGTACGACCTGTGGATGACCATCTTCCATTCACCGGGCGCGCGCACCACCGGTGGCGCCGCGGCCAATTACCTGCTGACCGGGCCGGGTTGGGAGGGCAAGGTGCCCGAGGGCATGACCCAGATAAAATCGGCCACACGCAAGATGCTGATCCTGGGGCGGACTTATGCCGATGGCACCGACAAGGACTACGCAGCGGTCAATGTCCTGCAGACGAAATTGAAGATCACCCCGCTGTCGGCCTGGGGCAAGCCTTATACGCCCAAGACACCGGCCGTCGACCCAAATCCGGGCTTCAGCATGACTGCCAAGCCGCAGGATGTGATTCTCGGTATGAGCACAGAGGTCTACTTCAACAAGCTCGCAGACCTGATGTGCGAGGACGCGCCGCCTGCGGCCGGAGATGCTCCGATCCTGGCGCGCATGGCCAAGCTGGGGATCGCTCCTTGCAAGCCGTTCAAGCTCAGTGCCTTGCCGTCGGAGCTACAGGCGAAACTCGCCGACCTGCCGAAGGTCGCCCTGCAGGAAATCGGCGAGGGGCAGCCGACCCTGGGCAGCAAGGTCAATGGCTGGACCTTCACCAAGGGTCTCGGCGTCTACGACACCCACTACATGAAACGCGCCGTGGTGGCCGCCTTCGGATGGCCGGCGAACGTGGAGCAGGATGCCGTCTACCCCTACACCACGATCGACAGCGCCGGCCAGAAGCTCAACGGCGCCAACCGTTATACCCTGACCTTCGCCAAGGGGAAGACGCCGCCGGCGAATGGTTTCTGGTCCATCACCATGTATGAAATCGATCAAGGCTGGTGGTTCGTGCCAAACCCGCTGGACAAGTTCACCGTCAGCCCGCGCAACGACCTGAAGTACAACGCCGATGGTTCCCTGACCCTGTACTTCCAACACGAGTCGCCCGGCAAGGACAAGGAAGCCAACTGGCTGCCGGCCCCGAAGGGGGACTTCCTGCCGATGCTGCGGATGTACTGGCCGAAAGTGCAGAACCCCTCGATTCTGGACGGTAGCTGGACCCCTCCGCAGATCGTGCGTGCCGAGTAA
- a CDS encoding thiolase C-terminal domain-containing protein, with product MAERVLIAGVGVTPFAPLSVRRPLHGLAGQAVRAALEDARIDNDLIDQVFVSSANTRVGISEQVLLQIGLSGIPTFCIRDGGVSPSTAVHLARNSILGGDAEAVLVLGFEDMHDGISNRMLFGLDAFPDDDWSDLLRRDDPLAMVARRDHPAALYAAQVQWLQARMGVTERCFERVLEQARTRARLVPGGLPDAPAREGWLPPYLCPPASGAAAILLCSESFADRYGMRRGVAILASTRSNDLLCELAAGNVLDVLGRAATRRAAAQAYAQAGIGVEELDVVELHDQSVGDFLVFASAIGLCEETQMSDFAFRQRSKPMVCPSGGLLGGGLVPGVSALAQLAELVRQLRGEAGGRQVPGSRIGLQHSAAVGRSVSITILQRD from the coding sequence ATGGCGGAACGCGTGCTGATCGCTGGGGTAGGGGTAACACCCTTTGCTCCGTTGAGCGTTCGACGTCCTTTGCATGGGCTGGCGGGGCAGGCGGTACGGGCCGCGCTGGAGGATGCACGTATCGACAACGACCTGATCGACCAGGTCTTCGTCTCCAGCGCGAACACCCGGGTCGGTATCAGCGAGCAGGTGCTGCTGCAGATCGGCCTGTCCGGTATCCCGACCTTCTGCATACGCGATGGCGGGGTATCGCCCAGCACGGCGGTGCATCTGGCGCGCAACAGCATCCTGGGCGGTGACGCCGAGGCGGTCCTGGTCCTGGGGTTCGAGGACATGCACGACGGTATCTCCAACCGGATGCTCTTCGGCCTCGACGCGTTTCCCGACGATGACTGGAGCGACCTGCTGCGCCGTGATGACCCGCTGGCGATGGTCGCCCGGCGCGATCATCCCGCCGCCTTGTATGCCGCGCAGGTGCAATGGCTGCAGGCCCGGATGGGCGTCACCGAGCGCTGCTTCGAGCGTGTGCTGGAGCAGGCCAGGACCCGCGCCAGGCTCGTTCCCGGCGGCCTGCCCGACGCACCTGCGCGGGAGGGTTGGCTACCGCCCTACCTGTGCCCGCCAGCCTCCGGCGCCGCCGCGATCCTGCTGTGTTCGGAGAGCTTCGCGGATCGTTACGGCATGCGCCGCGGGGTGGCCATCCTGGCCAGTACCCGCAGCAACGACCTGCTCTGTGAGCTGGCGGCGGGCAATGTCCTGGACGTGCTGGGCCGGGCGGCGACGCGTCGCGCCGCCGCCCAGGCCTACGCCCAGGCGGGCATCGGCGTCGAGGAGCTCGACGTGGTCGAGCTGCATGACCAGAGCGTCGGCGATTTCCTGGTCTTCGCCTCGGCCATCGGCCTGTGCGAGGAGACGCAGATGAGTGATTTCGCGTTCAGGCAGAGGAGCAAACCGATGGTTTGTCCTTCGGGAGGGCTGCTGGGCGGCGGCCTGGTGCCTGGAGTCAGCGCCCTGGCGCAACTGGCGGAACTGGTTCGCCAACTGCGTGGGGAAGCGGGGGGGCGGCAGGTTCCCGGCTCACGGATAGGGCTTCAGCACAGCGCCGCTGTCGGGCGTTCGGTCTCGATCACGATTCTCCAGAGGGATTGA
- a CDS encoding PqiB family protein yields MQQPFPELGPPGAGQVVTRRWSISLVWIVPMIALLVGASLVVRNWMGQGPTIEISFRTGEGLVAHKTQVKYRSVMIGEVEAVALAKDRNSVTATIRLNKEAEAFATRDARFWVVRPRIGAGGVSGVDTLLSGSFIGADSGQSSVPAKRFVGLETPPPLTYGAKGTSFILHADDLGSLDIGSPIYYRKIPVGQVVSYALRADGEGVDVGIFIEAPNDGYVTRNTRFWNASGLDVNVDANGLKVNTESLSALLVGGLAFGVLQGAESSKGVAVATQSQEFDLYADRDSALAPPSGKAQYLRFRFDQSMRGLAVGAPVEFMGMAFGKVTSVQLDYDEKKQSFPVMVDAVIYPQRLGPAYQKTLRALDHSPEDDAGTSRLVARFVEHGLRAQARNGNLLTGQLYISLDFYPDATPAVVDTTARPIRIPTIAGSLDKLQEQLQEIVERIRKLPLERIANNLDGNLRELQGSLKQFNRQTLPGVNSTLDEVRKTLATANSALAADSPQRQQLSDTLDELDRTSRSLRDLSDYLGRHPESLIRGRSRSADVENLLP; encoded by the coding sequence ATGCAACAGCCGTTTCCTGAGCTCGGCCCCCCTGGGGCGGGGCAGGTCGTCACCCGGCGCTGGAGCATTTCCCTGGTCTGGATCGTCCCCATGATCGCCCTGCTGGTCGGTGCGTCGCTGGTGGTGCGCAACTGGATGGGGCAGGGCCCGACCATCGAAATTTCCTTCCGGACCGGCGAAGGCCTGGTCGCCCACAAGACCCAGGTGAAATACCGCAGCGTCATGATCGGCGAGGTCGAGGCGGTGGCGTTGGCCAAGGACAGGAACAGCGTCACCGCGACCATAAGGCTCAACAAGGAAGCGGAAGCCTTCGCGACCCGCGATGCCAGGTTCTGGGTCGTGCGTCCGCGGATCGGTGCGGGCGGTGTCAGCGGGGTCGATACCTTGTTGTCCGGCAGCTTCATCGGCGCCGACTCCGGCCAGTCGAGCGTACCGGCGAAGCGCTTCGTGGGACTGGAGACGCCGCCGCCTCTCACTTACGGCGCCAAGGGGACGAGCTTCATCCTGCATGCCGACGATCTCGGCTCGCTGGACATCGGTTCACCGATCTATTACCGCAAGATCCCGGTCGGACAGGTCGTCTCCTATGCGCTGCGTGCCGATGGCGAGGGGGTGGATGTCGGTATTTTCATCGAGGCGCCCAACGATGGCTACGTCACCCGCAACACCCGGTTCTGGAATGCCAGCGGGCTGGACGTGAACGTCGATGCCAATGGCCTGAAGGTCAATACCGAGTCCCTGTCGGCCCTGCTGGTAGGCGGCCTGGCCTTCGGTGTGCTGCAGGGGGCGGAGAGCAGCAAGGGCGTGGCAGTGGCGACCCAGAGCCAGGAGTTCGACCTGTATGCCGATCGCGACAGTGCGCTCGCTCCGCCGTCGGGCAAGGCGCAGTACCTGCGTTTTCGCTTCGACCAGTCGATGCGCGGGTTGGCGGTTGGCGCACCAGTCGAGTTCATGGGGATGGCGTTCGGCAAGGTCACGTCCGTGCAGTTGGACTATGACGAGAAGAAGCAGAGTTTCCCGGTCATGGTCGATGCTGTGATCTACCCGCAACGATTGGGGCCGGCCTACCAGAAGACACTCAGGGCCCTCGACCACTCCCCGGAGGATGACGCCGGCACCAGCCGTCTGGTCGCCCGCTTCGTCGAGCACGGGCTGCGCGCCCAGGCTCGCAACGGCAACCTCCTGACCGGTCAGCTCTATATCTCCCTGGACTTCTATCCCGATGCCACGCCGGCCGTCGTCGATACCACTGCGCGCCCGATCCGTATTCCGACCATTGCGGGCAGTCTCGACAAGCTCCAGGAGCAGTTGCAGGAAATCGTGGAGCGCATTCGCAAGCTGCCGCTGGAGAGGATTGCCAACAATCTCGACGGCAACCTCCGGGAGCTGCAAGGCAGCCTGAAGCAGTTCAACCGCCAGACCCTGCCCGGGGTGAACAGCACGCTGGACGAGGTGCGCAAGACACTGGCCACGGCCAACTCGGCGCTGGCGGCAGACTCGCCACAACGGCAGCAACTCAGCGATACGCTGGATGAGCTGGACCGCACGTCGCGTTCGTTGCGCGATCTGTCCGACTACCTTGGGCGACACCCCGAGTCGCTCATCCGTGGTCGCTCCAGGAGTGCGGATGTGGAAAACCTGCTGCCCTGA
- a CDS encoding DUF1302 domain-containing protein encodes MKNKNNKICHCVQPSVWASALMLGLGSLPAQALELDTGVEDLQVRFDNTVKLNYAQRVESANSKLANAWNNNDGDRNFSAGSAVSQRIDVLHELDVVYRKQFGFRVSGNSWYDHAYDKVGSANPSTNQFQDGVADSRKLSGYAERYYNGPSSEFLDAFVFGSTEIGDESMLSMKVGSHTQYWGESILAFAHGNSYGQSGLDIAKALAVPGTEAKELFIPRNQISMNFTLNPELSFGAQYFLDWDASRLPESGTYLGFNDAIQHGSDDLSLIAQPNPIFGLVPGAPQFLRLTGGHTFTPDKHGDFGLMLRWTPEWLDGSLGLYYRKTSDILPNIALQPSAVGMPQLMSGVVGSYNQFYVDDIDIYGISLSKNIAGVSVGVDLNYRENMPLASVPANVNPLAPAGTPGFVSSFDGNDGVARGKTVHAVVNGLTTFADTPVWDGASLLVELAYSRWLDVTDNQQLFKGEDWYRGVDKVTRDNYVMGVNFTPTWYQVFPGVDVQLPLTYNVGLDGQSAVQLGGNEDSGSYSVGVGVDLRNQYRFDLKYVDNFGPFDTCESPVDGATPGANGQYNCALGQTTAFAGTPAQLKDRGMVTFTFKTTF; translated from the coding sequence ATGAAGAACAAGAACAATAAGATCTGCCATTGCGTGCAACCGAGCGTCTGGGCTTCGGCGCTGATGCTCGGTCTGGGAAGCTTGCCGGCCCAGGCGCTCGAGCTGGATACCGGCGTCGAGGACCTGCAGGTGCGCTTCGACAACACGGTCAAGCTCAATTACGCGCAGCGCGTGGAGAGCGCCAACTCCAAGCTGGCCAACGCCTGGAACAACAACGACGGTGACCGCAACTTCTCAGCGGGCAGCGCGGTGTCTCAGCGCATCGACGTGCTGCACGAGCTCGACGTGGTCTACCGCAAGCAGTTCGGCTTCCGGGTCAGCGGCAACAGCTGGTACGACCATGCCTACGACAAGGTCGGCAGCGCCAACCCATCGACCAACCAGTTTCAGGACGGCGTGGCCGACTCGCGGAAGTTGAGCGGCTACGCGGAGCGCTATTACAACGGGCCATCGTCGGAATTCCTCGATGCGTTCGTCTTCGGCAGCACCGAGATCGGCGATGAGTCGATGCTCAGCATGAAGGTGGGCAGCCACACCCAGTACTGGGGGGAAAGCATCCTGGCGTTCGCTCATGGCAACAGCTACGGCCAGTCCGGCCTGGACATCGCCAAGGCCCTGGCGGTGCCGGGCACCGAGGCCAAGGAGCTGTTCATCCCGCGCAACCAGATCTCGATGAACTTCACCCTCAATCCGGAGCTGTCCTTCGGCGCCCAGTATTTCCTCGACTGGGACGCCTCGCGTCTGCCCGAGTCGGGCACCTACCTGGGCTTCAACGATGCCATCCAGCACGGCAGTGACGACCTGTCGCTGATCGCCCAGCCCAACCCCATCTTCGGGCTGGTGCCCGGTGCGCCGCAGTTTCTGCGCCTGACGGGCGGGCATACCTTCACGCCGGACAAGCATGGCGATTTCGGCCTGATGCTCAGGTGGACCCCGGAATGGCTCGACGGCTCCCTCGGCCTGTATTACCGCAAGACCTCCGACATCCTGCCGAACATTGCCCTGCAGCCTTCGGCGGTCGGCATGCCGCAACTGATGTCCGGTGTCGTCGGCAGCTACAACCAGTTCTACGTCGACGATATCGACATCTACGGGATCAGCCTGTCCAAGAACATCGCCGGCGTCAGCGTGGGCGTTGATCTGAACTACCGCGAGAACATGCCGCTGGCCAGCGTTCCGGCCAACGTCAATCCGCTCGCGCCCGCGGGGACGCCTGGCTTCGTCAGCAGCTTCGACGGCAACGACGGCGTGGCGCGCGGCAAGACCGTGCATGCGGTGGTCAACGGCCTGACCACCTTCGCCGACACCCCGGTGTGGGATGGCGCCTCGCTGCTGGTCGAACTGGCCTACAGCCGCTGGCTGGACGTGACCGACAACCAGCAGCTGTTCAAGGGCGAGGACTGGTACCGCGGCGTCGACAAGGTGACCCGCGACAACTACGTCATGGGCGTCAACTTCACGCCGACCTGGTACCAGGTCTTCCCCGGCGTCGATGTCCAGTTGCCGCTGACCTACAACGTCGGCCTGGACGGCCAGTCCGCCGTGCAACTGGGCGGCAACGAAGACTCGGGCAGCTACTCCGTCGGCGTAGGTGTCGATCTGCGCAACCAGTACCGCTTCGACCTGAAGTACGTGGACAACTTCGGGCCGTTCGATACCTGCGAGTCCCCGGTGGATGGCGCCACGCCCGGCGCCAACGGCCAGTACAACTGCGCGCTGGGACAAACCACCGCGTTCGCGGGAACCCCGGCCCAGCTCAAGGACCGCGGCATGGTCACCTTCACCTTCAAGACAACCTTCTGA
- a CDS encoding glycine zipper 2TM domain-containing protein: MKHIQYGFFAWLLASALSGCASVDTGGANGGPGEVEIRTGVVEQLTETQVQTNHDTGVGAILGGIGGAALGSLVGGGTGRDVAMIAGASAGGVGGNYAERRHYDKPQEAQQVIVRMKSGVLVSVTQPVNAELRQGERVYIEGQGAGARVVPQNE, from the coding sequence ATGAAGCACATCCAGTACGGATTCTTTGCCTGGCTCCTCGCCAGTGCGCTGAGTGGCTGCGCCTCCGTGGATACGGGCGGCGCCAATGGCGGTCCCGGGGAAGTGGAAATCCGCACCGGGGTGGTGGAGCAGCTCACCGAAACCCAGGTTCAGACCAACCATGACACCGGTGTGGGCGCGATCCTCGGTGGTATCGGCGGCGCGGCCCTGGGCAGCCTGGTCGGAGGGGGCACCGGGCGTGACGTGGCGATGATCGCCGGAGCGTCGGCCGGTGGTGTGGGTGGCAACTATGCCGAGCGGCGTCATTACGACAAGCCGCAAGAGGCCCAGCAGGTGATCGTGCGGATGAAGAGCGGCGTGCTGGTCTCGGTGACGCAGCCGGTGAACGCGGAGCTCCGCCAGGGCGAACGGGTGTACATCGAAGGACAGGGTGCGGGTGCGCGGGTGGTGCCGCAGAACGAGTGA
- a CDS encoding DUF3313 domain-containing protein produces the protein MKKAKALFACGAAAVVLLTAGCTSKTVDQAQYSGFLPSYDGLESVDTASGQKALRWVDPAFNVANYDKLIFQPLRFYPTPQTTDRIGQQTYDDLLEYANARLGEALSQRFQLVGFSSGPRTLEFRGAITGVSASNEGLKPYEVIPVALVVAGAMAATGERDQNTELFLEGELIDTSTGKPVLRVVRKGFGKTLSNDKQAVDFADLKPVIDELTTDVMKFR, from the coding sequence ATGAAGAAGGCCAAGGCACTGTTCGCATGCGGCGCGGCTGCCGTTGTACTGCTCACGGCTGGCTGCACCAGCAAAACGGTCGATCAGGCGCAATATTCAGGGTTCCTGCCCAGTTACGACGGCCTGGAATCCGTCGATACCGCGAGCGGCCAGAAGGCCCTGCGCTGGGTGGACCCCGCATTCAATGTTGCCAACTACGACAAGCTGATCTTCCAGCCGCTGCGCTTCTATCCCACGCCACAAACGACGGACCGCATCGGGCAGCAGACCTACGACGATCTGCTGGAGTACGCCAATGCCCGCCTGGGCGAGGCCCTGTCGCAGCGGTTCCAGTTGGTCGGTTTCTCCAGCGGGCCTCGGACACTCGAATTCCGCGGTGCGATTACCGGTGTCAGCGCCAGTAACGAGGGACTCAAGCCCTACGAAGTCATCCCGGTGGCGCTGGTGGTGGCCGGTGCGATGGCGGCAACGGGCGAGCGTGACCAGAACACCGAGCTGTTCCTGGAAGGGGAGTTGATCGACACCAGTACCGGAAAGCCCGTGCTCCGGGTCGTACGCAAGGGCTTCGGGAAGACGCTGAGCAATGACAAGCAGGCCGTTGATTTTGCCGACCTCAAGCCGGTCATCGATGAGCTCACCACCGACGTCATGAAGTTCCGCTAG
- a CDS encoding LuxR C-terminal-related transcriptional regulator encodes MAISVHAPAGFGKTWLLAQWRRELLSRGAVVAWLTLDARDDDVRFVQGLAAAMLVASGRQAFASSASQAMSRRDALGCLTEWLAEVADLGCEVTLMLDEVDALPDEVIRNALTYLLHNAPANLRVLMASRRRPNLQAAEMQARGAFLALNLEALRFRVDETVAVLGSRFGDGLDIDLKVILHELTEGWPLGVQLAIAAIERSTSPPHAVQELKACTGDIQRYFVDSLVARLAPEQVDFLINIAVPETLHPDLCIALTDNPRAGELLAELCASTPIFVEGQGSDWVRVHPLAREFLQQRVAMLSPERRQELHHRAASWLEANGLFEEAARHYLCAERSAQAYDMIEPCLYEIMLRGQFNRVIEWVAELPPEEVETRPRLCLAAAWALAMSDRSAQAGHLVARLQSDPSIGEADSCEAAAIASAAAYFADRPDESQAIIGPWAERPPAGSVKVQAIVANQQARLALFRGQPEVARRICQRAPQYDWTVGLDAIRGFAEWLVATTYVWEGRLVPAENALRGTLLHAERDIGRRSSVAILLACSLATVLLERDEPDEAATVLANRMDRVECLATPDAIVAGFVTAARLATLQGQPHRCQDLLEALHALGEEREIPRFCMVSLGEQIRLHAVQGRADTCQLLWRRLEEAIPPCFHDPDSLLGPELRLCAGIARAYTLLAQGNWEGVLSVTADIHELAGRMRCGRERVQALLLKALALREMGLDGEASLLEARSLAQEFGMRRVLLDTHPLLARWLRMLESGEPSRTALPAEAVPRPVAVAKVAPSGLLTPKEQEVLELLARNLSNKQIALALHVGEETVKWHLKNLFGKFQAGTRRHVVDRAYMLGILEADR; translated from the coding sequence GTGGCCATTTCCGTCCATGCGCCAGCCGGCTTCGGCAAGACCTGGCTGCTGGCCCAATGGCGCCGGGAACTGCTCTCGAGGGGCGCCGTGGTCGCCTGGCTGACCCTGGATGCGCGCGACGACGACGTACGCTTCGTCCAGGGACTGGCTGCGGCGATGCTGGTGGCCAGCGGACGGCAGGCTTTCGCCAGCTCCGCCAGCCAGGCCATGAGCCGACGCGATGCGCTGGGCTGCCTGACCGAATGGCTGGCGGAAGTGGCTGACCTGGGATGCGAAGTCACCCTCATGCTCGATGAGGTCGATGCGCTGCCCGATGAGGTCATTCGCAATGCGCTGACCTACCTGCTGCACAACGCGCCCGCGAACCTGCGTGTCCTGATGGCCTCGCGCCGCCGCCCCAATCTTCAGGCGGCCGAGATGCAGGCGCGGGGAGCGTTTCTGGCGCTGAACCTGGAGGCCTTGCGCTTTCGCGTCGATGAAACCGTGGCGGTGCTCGGCAGCCGCTTCGGCGACGGCCTCGACATCGACCTCAAGGTCATCCTGCATGAACTCACCGAAGGGTGGCCCCTGGGCGTGCAACTCGCCATCGCGGCCATCGAAAGAAGTACCAGTCCGCCCCACGCCGTTCAGGAGCTGAAGGCCTGCACAGGTGATATCCAGCGGTATTTCGTCGATAGCCTGGTGGCGCGCCTGGCGCCGGAGCAGGTGGATTTCCTCATCAACATCGCCGTCCCGGAAACCCTGCACCCCGACTTGTGCATCGCCCTGACCGACAACCCGCGTGCGGGAGAGCTGCTGGCTGAGCTATGCGCCAGCACGCCGATCTTCGTCGAAGGGCAGGGCAGTGACTGGGTGCGTGTCCATCCGCTGGCCCGAGAATTTCTCCAGCAGCGCGTGGCGATGCTGTCGCCGGAGCGTCGACAGGAACTTCATCATCGGGCCGCCTCGTGGCTGGAGGCTAACGGCCTGTTCGAGGAAGCCGCGCGCCATTACCTCTGTGCCGAGCGGTCCGCGCAGGCCTACGACATGATCGAGCCATGTCTGTACGAAATCATGTTGCGCGGTCAGTTCAACCGCGTCATCGAGTGGGTCGCGGAGCTTCCCCCGGAGGAAGTGGAGACGCGTCCGCGCCTGTGCCTGGCGGCAGCCTGGGCGCTGGCCATGAGCGATCGCTCGGCGCAGGCCGGGCACCTGGTTGCCAGGCTCCAGAGCGACCCGTCAATAGGCGAAGCCGACAGTTGCGAGGCGGCGGCCATCGCCTCCGCGGCGGCCTACTTCGCCGACCGTCCGGACGAGTCGCAAGCCATCATCGGTCCCTGGGCTGAGCGCCCGCCGGCGGGCTCGGTCAAGGTCCAGGCCATCGTGGCGAACCAGCAGGCCCGCCTGGCGTTGTTCCGTGGCCAGCCGGAAGTGGCCCGGCGCATCTGCCAGCGTGCGCCGCAATACGACTGGACGGTGGGGCTGGATGCCATTCGCGGCTTTGCCGAGTGGCTGGTGGCCACGACCTACGTCTGGGAAGGGCGCCTGGTGCCGGCCGAGAACGCCTTGCGTGGCACCTTGCTGCACGCCGAGCGGGACATCGGTCGGCGCAGCTCGGTGGCCATCCTGCTGGCCTGCAGCCTGGCGACGGTGTTGCTGGAGCGGGACGAGCCCGACGAGGCGGCCACTGTGCTGGCCAATCGGATGGACAGGGTCGAATGCCTGGCCACTCCCGATGCCATCGTTGCCGGTTTCGTCACGGCGGCGCGGCTGGCAACCCTGCAAGGTCAGCCCCATCGCTGCCAGGATCTGCTCGAAGCCCTGCATGCGCTCGGCGAGGAGCGGGAGATACCACGCTTCTGCATGGTCTCGCTCGGCGAGCAGATCCGCTTGCACGCGGTACAGGGGCGAGCCGATACCTGCCAGCTGCTCTGGCGGCGGCTGGAGGAGGCGATTCCACCCTGTTTCCATGATCCGGACAGCCTCCTCGGACCGGAGCTGCGCCTGTGCGCCGGCATTGCGCGGGCCTACACGCTGCTGGCGCAGGGGAACTGGGAGGGGGTGTTGAGCGTAACGGCCGATATCCATGAGTTGGCCGGCCGGATGCGCTGCGGACGCGAGCGGGTCCAGGCGCTGCTGCTCAAGGCACTGGCGCTGCGCGAGATGGGACTCGATGGCGAAGCGAGCCTGCTGGAGGCCAGGAGCCTGGCGCAAGAGTTCGGTATGCGCCGCGTACTGCTGGACACCCATCCGCTGTTGGCCCGCTGGCTGCGGATGCTGGAGAGCGGCGAGCCGTCCCGGACAGCGCTGCCGGCGGAGGCCGTCCCGCGTCCGGTGGCGGTAGCGAAAGTCGCGCCGAGCGGGCTGTTGACACCCAAGGAACAGGAGGTGCTGGAGCTGCTGGCCCGCAACCTCTCCAACAAGCAGATCGCGCTGGCGCTGCACGTTGGGGAAGAGACCGTGAAGTGGCACCTGAAGAATCTGTTCGGCAAGTTTCAGGCGGGAACGCGCCGACATGTCGTGGATCGCGCCTACATGTTGGGGATCCTGGAGGCAGACCGCTAG